A window of Roseiflexus castenholzii DSM 13941 genomic DNA:
CTCGATCTGCGCCCCAAAGAGGATCTCACGCAGTCGGTCGACTTCAGCGGCGTGCAAGCGCTGACGAAGCGGGTCGGGTCCAAGAATGATCTGGCGCACACGCTCGAGTTCTTCCTGACCTTCCTGATTGCTCTCACTGGTATTGTCCAACCGATGGTGCAGGGTGTCGTTGTGGGGGGTCATACTACTCTCTCTTTCACGATAATCGATAGACCAAGCGCCCGAAACGCTTCCTCGACATTCTCACCCGTTCTGGCGCTGGTGAAGAAGAGGGGCGCATCGAGCATCGCGGCTATTTCGCCGAGCTGCTCGTCTGATACCATGCGTTCGCTGCGCAGATCGATCTTATTCGCTATCATGATCAGTGGCACATCTGGATTGACTGCATGAAACTCTTCTGCGTAGCGCAGAAGCGCGGTCACCGTTTCTGCACGAGTTATATCGCATACCAATGCTGCGCCGCGGGCGCCTCGATAATACGACCGTACAATCGTCGTAAACGGTTCGCTCCCCGCCGTATCCCAGATCATCAGGGTCAGCGTCGATGGATATGCGTCCGGCATCTGGAGGATTTTGCGACTGACGCGGATACCGATTGTGCTAAGATAGGATTCGCTGAATCGGCTCTCGGTAAACCGGCGGATCAGGCTGGTTTTGCCGACGGCGAAGTCTCCGATCAGGCATACTTTGGCTATCTGGTTCATAAGCAGGGTGGGATAGTGAAAAGAACAGCCGCTGGTGCGATGTTCTGTTCTCGTGCCAGGAGAACGGAATGGCAGAGCACCACTCGATGAAGCGCCTTACAAGGCAGAGCGTTTGCGAGCAGGTAAGCGATCCCCACTGCTATCTTAGCGCATTTGCTTGACTTAAGCAACGACTTTATTCGATTTCGGACGTATCCCGGTATATAATAGCACGGTTATGTAACTGGATCATACCACTCTATCTGACCCAGATAACAAATGGAACCAGAATACTGGCGCTCGATCAGGGTCATTTCTATGATGCGCCGCTCTGTGATACTCTTTGTAATATGGATGCGACCAGCACCATCTTGATCGCCGATGACGATCCGGGCGCGCGCCTTGTTCTACAACGACTGTTGACGCGCGAGGGTCATCGGGTGCTGATGGCTCAGAACGGCGCCGAGGCACTGCGTCAGTCGATCGAATATACGCCAGATTTGCTGCTTCTAGATGTATTGATGCCGGAGATCGACGGTTTTGAGGTTTGTCGGCAATTACGCAATCATACACGGCTCCGCGAGATCCCCATTCTTTTGATCACGTCGCTTGGCGATCAGCAGTCACGTGTGGAGGGGTTGAGCGCGGGCGCTAATGGATTCATCACCAAGCCGTTCGACATGGCGGAACTGCTGGCGCATGTGCGCACCATCACCCGTCTCAACCGCTATCGCCGTTTATTGTCAGAACAGGAGCGGTTCCAGCGTCTGATCGAACTTTCACCGGAAGGCATCGCTATCATCAATGAGGAAAGCCGATTGCTGCTCGTGAACCCTGCGCTGGTCGCGCTGCTCGAAGCTCCGTCTGCCGGGTATCTCCTGGGTGACACATTGCTCAACTATCTGCATATTGCTGGGCTTGATCGCTATCGGGCGGGCATCAGAGCGCTCATGCAAGAGACGCAGCAGGTCTGGCGCATTGAACTCGATCTGATCAGCGTCAACGGTCACGCTACTCCCGCCGAAATCAGTCTGGGACGTTTTCGCGACCAGAATGGCGCATTTGCTCAGGTGATCATCCGCGATATTTCGGAACGTAAACGCGCCGAGGCACAGATCTATCGGCAGGTCAGCCGACTGACCAGTCTGCATACCATCGGCGTCGCTATTACAGCAAGCCTGGAGCTTCCGGCAACGCTGGCGATCCTGCTGGATCGCCTGATTGAGGAGTTGCACGTCGATGCAGCGAGTGTGCTATTGTTCAACCCACGCACCACAATGCTCGAAACAGCCTGCAACCGGGGGCTGCCGCGCGATCTTGCCGAGGTGGCGATCTGCGCTGAGGAAGGACTGGCTGGCATGGCGTTTCGTTCGCGTCAAACGGTCTCGCTCGCAACCTTTCCTTCCGAGATGCTGATCAGTCCACGTGATCAAATGCTGGCTGCGGCATTTGCAACATACTTTGCCGTACCCTTGCAGGCGCGCGACGAAATCAAAGGCGTGCTCGAAATCTTGCAGCGCGCCTCGTTTACGCCCGACGAGCATTGGTGGACATTTCTCGAAGCGCTGGCGATGCAGGCGGCGATTGCTATCGATACATCTTCGCTCTTCGAAGATTTGCGACGCACACACGCAGAATTGAAGCAATCCTACGATGCAACGATTGCCGGCTGGTCGCGCGCGCTGGATTTGCGCGACCGTGAAACGGAAGGGCATAGCGAACGTGTAACAGAGCTAACCCTGCGGCTGGCGCGTTGGATGGGCATTCCTGAGGATCAGATGGAACATATCCGGCGCGGCGCGCTCCTTCACGATATTGGCAAGATGGGCGTTCCCGATCATATTTTGCTTAAGCCAGGCCCGCTGAGTGTCGATGAATGGGCGATCATGCGCCAGCATCCGGTCTATGCGTTTCGCTGGCTCTCGGCGATTCCCTTTCTGCAACCTGCGCTCGATATTCCCTATGCCCATCACGAACGATGGGATGGCAGCGGTTACCCGCGCGGATTGCGTGGTGAACAGATCCCACTTGCCGCGCGTATCTTTGCGGTCGTCGATGTGTGGGACGCGCTGCGCTCTGATCGACCGTATCGTTCAGCCTGGACAGAAGAACAGACGATCGCATACCTCCGCTCCCTGGCCAGTACGCATTTCGATCCGGCCGTGGTGGCTGCATTTCTTGACATGATCGGGCAGGGGCGCAGGGAGTAGGGAGTGAAGAGGAGGAGTCAGGGGTTCGGGGTTGAGAGAACCTTCGCACCTCCCGCCTCGCGCCTCGCGCCTCGCCACAAATGCGAGATAAATCTCGCGCGACGCCATGGTCGGGCGCCTCGCCTCTCACCTTTCGCCCCTCGCGCCTCTTGCCTCGCGCCTCTTGCCTCGCGCCTCGCGCCTCTTGCCTCGCGCCTCGCGCCTCTCACCTTTCGCCCCTCGCGCCTCGCGCCTCGCGCCTCGCGCCTCTCCCCCTCTCACCTCTCACCTTTCGCCCCTCGCGCCTCTCCCCCCGCGCCTCTCACCTTTCGCGCCTCGCGCCTCTCCCCTCGCGCCTCGCGCCTCGCGCCTCTTGCCTCTTGCCTCGCGCCTCTCACCTTTCGCCCCTCGCGCCTCTCCCCTCGCGTCTCGCGCCTCTTGCCTCTTGCCTCGCCCCTCTCGCCTCTCGCCTCTTGCCTCTTGCCTCGCGCCTCTCACCTTTCGCCCCTCGCGCCTCTTGCCTCGCGCCTCTTGCCTCGCGCCTCTTGCCTCGCGCCTCGCGCCTCTCCCCCCTCTCACCTCTCACCTTTCGCCCCTCGCGCCTCTCCCCCCGCGCCTCTCACCTCGCCACCAATGCGCGATACATCTCGCGCGACGCCATGGTCGGGACCCTCACCCCTCGCGCCTCGCGCCCCTCGCCTCTCACCCCTCACCCCTCGCGCCTCGCGCCTCTCCCCTCGCGCCTCGCGCCTCTTGCCTCGCGCCTCGCATCTCTCCACAAAGGCGAGATACATCTCGCGCGACGCCATGGTCGGGACCCTCACCCCTCGCGCCTCGCCCCTCTTGCCTCGCGCCTCTTGCCTCGCGCCTCGCATCTCTCCACAAAGGCGAGATACATCTCGCGCTACGCCATGGTCGGGACCCTCACCCTTCGCGCCTCGCCCCTCGCGCCTCGCGCCTCTTGCCTCGCGCCTCGCATCTCTCCACAAAGGCGAGATACATCTCGCGCTACGCCATGGTCGGGACCCTCACCCCTCGCGCCTCGCCCCTCTTGCCTCGCGCCTCTTGCCTCGCGCCTCGCATCTCTCCACAAAGGCGAGATACATCTCGCGCGACGCCATGGTCGGGACCCTCACCCCTCGCGCCTCGCGCCCCTCGCCTCTCACCCCTCACCCCTCGCGCCTCGCGCCTCGCCCCTCGCGCCTCTTGCCTCGCGCCTCGCATCTCTCCACAAAGGCGAGATACATCTCGCGCTACGCCATGGTCGGGACCCTCACCCCTCGCGCCTCTCCCCTCGCGCCTCGCGCCTCTTGCCTCGCGCCTCGCATCTCTCCACAAAGGCGAGATACATCTCGCGCTACGCCATGGTCGGGACCCTCACCCCTCGCGCCTCGCGCCTCGCCACAAATGCGAGATAAATCTCGCGCGACGCCATGGTCGGGCGCCTCGCCTCTCACCTTTCGCCCCTCGCGCCTCTTGCCTCGCGCCTCGCGCCTCTTGCCTCGCGCCTCGCATCTCTCCACAAAGGCGAGATACATCTCGCGCGACGCCATGGTCGGGACCCTCACCCCTCGCGCCTCGCCCCTCTTGCCTCGCGCCTCTTGCCTCGCGCCTCGCATCTCTCCACAAAGGCGAGATAAATCTCGCGCTACGCCATGGTCGGGACCCTCACCCCTCGCGCCTCGCGCCTCTCCCCTCACCCTCGTCGCCGCGCGACTGTCAGCATAATGTCACTTCCTGTCACGAACGGGTCGAGGTCATACGAGCCGTAGATCGCCTCAACGACAAAACCGATGCGTTCAAGCAGGTGTTCGAGTTCGTAGCGGTAGAACCAGCGCAATGTCATAGGATGCACGGTGCGGCGCACGCTGCCATTCCCATCAAGTTCATCGTACACAAAGGTGACATAGTTGATCTGCTGCGCCATGTCTGCTCGCTGCGCCACGAACTTGCAGACGAACGCGCCATCGTCTGTGCGGAAGGTTCGATCCAGCGCCAGTTCTCCGTCGCACCCGGCAAGGTTGCGCGCGTGCGGATTGAACACATCGATCGCCAGCAGTCCATCGGGATGGAGGGCACGGTGGATGTTGGCAAGCACAGCCAACTGATCTGCAGTGGTCGTCAGATGCATGAAACTGTTGAGCGCCACGATCGCCAGATGGTACGGACCGTCGGGCACGGCGGACCGCACATCACCGTGATACAGGGCGATACGCGGAGCAACACCGGTCGCCGCAACGCGCATCCGCGCTCGTTCAATCATCGCCGCCGACGCATCGATGCCGGTGACGCGCATGCCGGCTTGCGCCAGCGGAACCAGCAGGCGACCGCTGCCGCACATTACGTCAAGAACACGCCCGCCAGTGCGACGCGCCAATTCGCGGTAGAAGGGGAGATCATCGGCAAATCCGCTATGATCGGCGTCGTAAAAGCGCGCGATAGCGTCGTAATCGCTCATATTGCTACGGTGC
This region includes:
- a CDS encoding Rab family GTPase, whose product is MNQIAKVCLIGDFAVGKTSLIRRFTESRFSESYLSTIGIRVSRKILQMPDAYPSTLTLMIWDTAGSEPFTTIVRSYYRGARGAALVCDITRAETVTALLRYAEEFHAVNPDVPLIMIANKIDLRSERMVSDEQLGEIAAMLDAPLFFTSARTGENVEEAFRALGLSIIVKERVV
- a CDS encoding HD domain-containing phosphohydrolase translates to MDATSTILIADDDPGARLVLQRLLTREGHRVLMAQNGAEALRQSIEYTPDLLLLDVLMPEIDGFEVCRQLRNHTRLREIPILLITSLGDQQSRVEGLSAGANGFITKPFDMAELLAHVRTITRLNRYRRLLSEQERFQRLIELSPEGIAIINEESRLLLVNPALVALLEAPSAGYLLGDTLLNYLHIAGLDRYRAGIRALMQETQQVWRIELDLISVNGHATPAEISLGRFRDQNGAFAQVIIRDISERKRAEAQIYRQVSRLTSLHTIGVAITASLELPATLAILLDRLIEELHVDAASVLLFNPRTTMLETACNRGLPRDLAEVAICAEEGLAGMAFRSRQTVSLATFPSEMLISPRDQMLAAAFATYFAVPLQARDEIKGVLEILQRASFTPDEHWWTFLEALAMQAAIAIDTSSLFEDLRRTHAELKQSYDATIAGWSRALDLRDRETEGHSERVTELTLRLARWMGIPEDQMEHIRRGALLHDIGKMGVPDHILLKPGPLSVDEWAIMRQHPVYAFRWLSAIPFLQPALDIPYAHHERWDGSGYPRGLRGEQIPLAARIFAVVDVWDALRSDRPYRSAWTEEQTIAYLRSLASTHFDPAVVAAFLDMIGQGRRE
- a CDS encoding class I SAM-dependent methyltransferase; this translates as MSDYDAIARFYDADHSGFADDLPFYRELARRTGGRVLDVMCGSGRLLVPLAQAGMRVTGIDASAAMIERARMRVAATGVAPRIALYHGDVRSAVPDGPYHLAIVALNSFMHLTTTADQLAVLANIHRALHPDGLLAIDVFNPHARNLAGCDGELALDRTFRTDDGAFVCKFVAQRADMAQQINYVTFVYDELDGNGSVRRTVHPMTLRWFYRYELEHLLERIGFVVEAIYGSYDLDPFVTGSDIMLTVARRRG